ACACCACTACCAGCAAAAATTCCCAGACGTTGCCCTTTTCCGCATGTTAAGAACCCATCAATGGTTCTGATACCTGTACTCAAGGGAGAGTCAATCCGTGGACGTTCCAATGGAGAAATTGGTTTCGCTTTCAGGTTTGCACGATGCGATAGCATTGCCTGATTTTTTCCATCAATACAACGTCCCCGACCGTCCAATACTCTTCCAAGTATCCCCTCTCCCACTGCGACGGCAGGTACCGATTGAATCAATGAAACCCGATCCCCTCGACGAATTCCCGTTAACTCTTCATAAGGCAGTAATAAAGTTTCCTCATCCTGAAATCCAACTACTTCCGCTTCGACAGGTCGACCGTTTTCTCTATCAATAGCACAGACTGCTCCCAAAGGCGCCGGGAACCCTGAAACAGAAGTGGTTAAACCTACAATTCGGGTGACCCGGCCTGTAAGACGAAAAGGTACTACCTGTTTTATTTGTTGAGAGACATCAAACATAGATTTCAGTTAGTCCTAATTTTGGATAATTAACTCTTGAGAAATCCTCTCCAATTGAGCTTCAATGGTAGCATCAATGGTTCCATGTTGTGTCTCAATAAAACACCCCCCAGAAGAAATCGATTCATCCTCAATCACTTCACAGGACTGACATCCAGTAAGATTGGTAATAAATGCTTTCGTACCCTCCCCAAGTTGAGCAACATCAGAAGGATTCATATGAAATCTGATATGCTGCGTACCTGATGCCAGCTTGAGAGCCTCACTCATCATTACATTCACAGATTCGGGATGGGACTTGAGTTCGTGGCGAATAAGTTTTTCGGCAATGCAAAGGCAAATATCAACAGCCATAGCGTCCCATGTTTTACGCCAGTTTACCTGCTCATTCTGTAGCCCCTCAACAGCGGCCTGCATTGCAGGATAAATCGTCCCCAGCCTCTCCTCAACACTCCGGCTGGCTATCTCTTCAGATCGGGATTGAATTGATGCTTCCACTTCATGTTGAGCTTCCTCAAGACCTTGTTGTTTACCTGCAAGAAATGCCTCTTGTTTAATCTGTTCCGCTTCTTGATGCGCATCGATAATCATCTGACGTGTCTGATTACGTACATTTAGAATATACTCTTCACAACGTTTTTCAATGTCATTAAAATTATAAGCAATTTTCGAACCCAACGACCGAAATGCTTCAGCCTTCAGTAATTTTGCCGTTTCCAGTTCCACCATGCTGACAACTTTGATTAATAAAAAAATTTTGAGTTCTAATCTCAGCGAGATTACGTTTCTTTCATA
The Gimesia aquarii DNA segment above includes these coding regions:
- a CDS encoding FliH/SctL family protein, with translation MGSKIAYNFNDIEKRCEEYILNVRNQTRQMIIDAHQEAEQIKQEAFLAGKQQGLEEAQHEVEASIQSRSEEIASRSVEERLGTIYPAMQAAVEGLQNEQVNWRKTWDAMAVDICLCIAEKLIRHELKSHPESVNVMMSEALKLASGTQHIRFHMNPSDVAQLGEGTKAFITNLTGCQSCEVIEDESISSGGCFIETQHGTIDATIEAQLERISQELIIQN